The DNA segment TCGACGCGCTCACCGGCAGGCGCGTCTGGGCCGAGGATTTTCGCGCCACGAGCGCCCCATGGGTGGTCGGCGACCGGGTGCTGGTCAGCAAGCGCGCCGAGGGCGAGGCGGTTCCGGTGGAGGAAGTCCACGCCTATCACAGGCACACCGGGGAGCGCTCGGGCCGCCGGGCCTACGCCTCCGAGGAGGCGGCCTACCTCCGCACCAAGCGCGGCACGCTCGACGGGCAGCGCCTGGATGCGCTGGATGCGGCCGTCGGCTTCGCGCACGCTCCGGCGGCGGCGAAACTCAACTCGGTCGAGAGCCTGGTCGGCGAGTACCGCGTGTCGGGGAGCTGGCGCTACCAGGGCTCGCGGCCCGTGGTCGCCGGCGATCGCTGTTTCCTGATCGTGGGCGACGAGATTCGGTGCAACTCGGTCGCGACCGAGGAAGTCCTCTGGCATCGCCCGGCCCCGGCCGACGCGTCCGTCACGCGGCGTCTCTCGCCGCCGGCGCTGGCCAACGGCAAGCTGTTCTTCGCGCTGGCCGACGGGACGGTGCTCTGCCTCGACCAGGCCACCGGCGCGGATATCTGGTCCTGCAACGTGGGCGAGCCGCTGGAGTGGAGCCCGGCCGTGCACGGGGGCCGGGTGTACGTCGGGTCGGCAACCGGCAGCCTGATCTGCCTGGAAACCGGCGATCCGGCCGACACCGGCTGGCCCATGTGGGGCGGCGGGCCCGGGCACAACGGCTACGAGGCCGGGCGGGAGACGCCCGTCACCGAGGCCCGACTGGTCGTGGCGCCCTGAGCGCAGGACGGGCTTTCGTGGAGCGGGTCCCTGTAATCTGACAGCTACCGGCGCCGTTCGATCATTACGGCTACCTTCAGACCCGCCGGGCCTAATCAAGGAAACAAACGAACCATGATCCGGACACAGCCTCATTCGCCCGCCTCGCTGCTCCCGCTGCTTGGCCGGTACTGGGGTTACGAGTCGTACCTCCCCGACCAGGAGGAAGCCATCCAGGCCGTGCTGGACCGCCGGGACAGCCTGGTCGTCATGCCGACCGGCGGAGGGAAGTCGGTCGTCTTCCAGTTGCCCGCGGTGGCCGGCGAGGGCGTGGCTTTGGTCGTCTCGCCCCTCATCGCCCTGATGGAGGATCAGGTGCGGGCCCTGGCCGCGATGGGTATCCCGGCCGCGGCTCTCAACCACGCCAAGACCGGCGACGAGCGGCGAGCTATCGCCCGCGACGTGCGCGAGGGCCGCCTCAAGCTCGTCTACGTCTCACCCGAGGCGCTCCAGCCGCGCGGCGACCGCGACAGCACTTACCTGCTCGATCTCCTCGGGGACGCCACCTTGCGCTTCGTCGCCATAGACGAGGCGCATTGCATCAGCCAGTGGGGGCATGATTTCTGGCCCAGCTACCGGCAACTCGGCACCCTGCGGGACCGCTTCCCCGGAGTGCCGATCCACGCGTTCACCGCGACGGCGACCGAGAGGGTGCGCGGGGACATCGTCGCGTCGTTGCGCCTGCAAGACCCGTTTGTCCTGGTCGGGGACTTCGATCGCCCCAACCTCACCTACCGCATCCTGCCCAGGAGGGACACCTTCGCCGACGTTTGCGAGTTGCTGGCGCGCCACGCGGGCGAGGCCGGCATCATCTATTGCGGGACGCGCGACGAGGTGGACCAGCTTGGCGCCAGGCTGGCCGAGAAGGGCCACAGGGCGCTCGGCTACCACGCCGGCCTGACGCCGGAGCTTCGCAAGGAGCGCCAGGATTCGTTCATGGCGGGCGAGGCCGACATCATGGTGGCAACCGTGGCCTTCGGCATGGGCATCGATCGCCCGGACATCCGGTTCGTCGCCCATGCCGCGATGCCCCCTTGCGTCGAGAATTACTCGCAGGAGGCCGGCCGCGCCGGGCGCGATCGCCTCCCGGCCGAGTGCGTGCTGCTCTTCTCAGCTCAGGACCTGATGATGTGGAAGCGCCGGAAGGGCGAGCCACGGACCGCCTTTGACCACGAGGACCACGCCCGGCTGCAGGAGATGTTCCGGTTCGCGGCCTCGCTGACCTGCCGCCACCGCTTCCTCGTCCAGTACTTCGGGCAACCCTTCGACGCGCCCTCGTGCGGAGCGTGCGATGTCTGCCTGGGCGAACGCGAGGCCATGCCGGACTCGGCGCGAATGGCCAAGCTCCTGCTCGAAGGCGTGCGCCAGGTGCGGTTCTTCGGCGGGGCGCACGTGGCGGATGTCCTGCGAGGCGTGGCCAACGCCAAGGTCAAGGAGAGGAGCCACGACCAGTTGCCCTGCTACGGCTCGCTCCGCGGCCACGACCTCCGGGACATCCGCTCATGGCTCGACCAGTTGCTGGCGCAAGGCTTCCTCGCCCAGGGCGATCACGCGGTCCTGCGCCTGACGGACGCTGGCCGGGATCTTCTCGAGGACCGGGGCATGGTGCGCCTGAGCCAGCCCCCCAGGACCAAGGCCGGCAAGCCCCGGACGACGGCGGCCGCGCTGCAGCTCACCGCGCAGGAAGAAGCGCTCTTTTCCGAACTGCGGACCTGGAGGCTCCAGGAAGCCAAGCAGCGCAACTGGCCCGCCTACGTGGTCTTCGCTGACACGACCCTGATCGAGATCGCCCGCGCCCGCCCGACCAGTCTGCCGGCCCTCTCTCGGCTCAAGGGAGTCGGCGAGGCGAAGCTGGCCGAGTTCGGCGAATCGGTCCTCGCCTTCCTGGCCGAGGCGCTCCCCCGGCTCGGATTGACTTCCGGCGCGAGCCAGGCACCGGTGCCCTCCCGGCCCGCTCCGCCCGCGGGGCAACTCGCCCCCGGAATGGTTCGCCCGACCGCCCCGGGGCCCGGCGGGCCCCCGCTTCCCGGGCCGGGGCGCCCACTGTCCCCGCATTCCGGGCCGGCATCCTCGCCGACCCCGCCCTCCGGGCCCGCATCCTCGGCGACCCCGCCTTCCGGGCCGGCATCCTCGGCGACCCCGCCTTCCGGGCCCGCATCCTTGGCGACCCCGCCTTCCGAGCCGGCATCCTCGGCGACCCCGCCTTCCGGGCCGGCATCCTTGGCGACCCCGCCTTCCGAGCCGGCATCCTCGCGGCCGCCACCCGCCAAGGGCGACATCCCCGTTTCCGCCGAAACAGCAAGGGCCCGACTCTCGCCGGAAGGCCTCACGCAGACCGTCCAGGCGAGCCTGGATCTCTTCCGCGCCGGCCAGGCGCCCGAAGAAATCGCCGCATTGCGGGCCCTGACGGTCGAGACCGTCTACAGCCATCTGGGAACCGCCGTAGACAAGTGTCTCCTGGCTGCGGACGACGTGGTGCCGGCGGCCTGCTGGGCCCCGGTCGAGGAGGCGGTCGCGATCCTCGGTGGAGATCAACCACTCGGGGCGTTGCGAGCGCTGGTGCCGATGTCCGTCCCGTATGGCATCCTCAAGATAGTGCTCGACACCTGGAAGCGCCGTGGCCTGCCGCTAGCGGCCCGGGATCCCGAGGTTGTGGCCTCGCTCCAGTGGCTGGTAGACCTGGGCGCCACACCCGATTCCGAAGCGGCCGGCGACCTCGCGGACCGGTTTGACGATGCCGACCACCGCGTGCGGTCCCTGGCCCTCAATGCCTACGGGGCGATCGAAGGCGCGCCGCTCGAACCGGTGCTCGCCGTCCTGGATCGCGACCCGGTCCCCGTGGTCCGCCAGAGCGCCCTGCGGACGCTCGCCCGCCGCGGCGGCCCGGACCTGGTGCCAATCCTGGAGCGGATTGCCGCCGATCTCGGCGAAGATGCCGGCACGCGCACGGCCGCGACGGCCGCCATCGCGCGCCTCCGGAAAGCCGCCCGCTCGGGGGCGTCCTGATGTCGATCGGGCCCAAAGCGCCTCGGCCGACGCGCGAAAGACTGTGGTCTTTCAGGCGCACACAATGCCGAGTCCGACCAGCTGGCTTGCCGCGGCTCTCGCGGGCCGGCGATCCGCCGCCGGCATTCGCGCGCTACTCGAGCGGTCCCGCGCAATCGCTTGCGGGACGTTCTTTCCCGCCACAAGCGGGGCCTCGAACCGACCTTGGCGGGGTCGTTGGTGCCGAAATGGAGATCCGCGGCCAGGAACATCGAGCCCCTCACTGGAGTAGCTCATCCCCGATTACTTTTCTTGCAACCGGACGGATCCGGTCCAGGAGTAATGTCGCGCCCCGGGTACAGGGCCCGCAGCCCCCGCTTTCGCGGTAAGATCCCGCCCATGCCTGCCAGCAGCCAGCCCGAGGCCCTGCTCTCCGGCCCGCCGCCCCCGACCGGCGTGGTCACCCTGGTCTTCACCGACGTGCAGGGCTCGACCGTGCTGTGGGAACGGCAGCCGACCGCCATGCATGCCGCCCTGGGCATCCACAACCGCCTGCTGCGCGATTTGCTGGCCGAGCACGGCGGCTACGAGGTGAAGACCGAGGGCGACGCATTCATGGTCGCCTTCGCCGCGCCCGACGCCGCCGTCGCCTGGTGCCTGGCCGCCCAGGAGGCCCTGCTGGCGGCCGAGTGGCCCGCCGACCTGCTCTCGCAGCCCGACGCGGGCGAGGAGCGGGATCCGGCGGGCATGGCGCTCCGGCGCGGCCTGCGGGTGCGTATGGGCGTCCACGCCGGCGAACCGTTCTGCGTCCCTGATCCGCTCACCGGGCGCATGGACTACTTCGGCCCCATGGTCAACCGCGCCGCCCGGGTGGGCGGAGCGGCGCACGGCGGCCAGGTCGTCGTATCGGGCGGGGTCTGGGCCGCCCTCGGAGACGCCGCCCCTCCGCGCGCTGCAGCCCGGGATCTGGGCGAGCACCGGCTCAAGGGCCTGGACACGCCCGAGCGGCTTGTCCAGCTGCTCCCCGAAGGCCTGGCGGGGCGGACGTTCGAGCCACCCAAGTCGCAGGCCGGCCCCCGCGCCAACTTCAAGCCGGACACCACGAGCTTCGTGGGCCGGGAGCGCGACCTGGCGGCCATCCGGGAAGCATTCGCCGGGGGCGCGGCGCTGGTGACCCTGCTGGGCCCGGGCGGCACCGGCAAGACTCGCCTCTCGCGCCGCTACGGCGAGGTGCATCTGGGCGACCACCCCGGGGGCGTCTGGTTCTGCGATCTGACCGAGGCGCACGATCTCGACGGCGTCTGCGCCGCGGTGGGCC comes from the Candidatus Tanganyikabacteria bacterium genome and includes:
- a CDS encoding PQQ-binding-like beta-propeller repeat protein gives rise to the protein MIESLRPNQVSFDGRRGWRTVLPGGRPVATPAIAGGRVFIGGGYASHEFYSFDAVTGQLAWQIGTKDDGPTAAIVSAGLVAFNTESCTLYVVEAATGRVVWERWLGDPLMAQPAADGERVYMAYPDREHRHQLACFDLASGAPLWTTPVGHDIITAPVLHEGALYVSTYDGHVHHLDALTGRRVWAEDFRATSAPWVVGDRVLVSKRAEGEAVPVEEVHAYHRHTGERSGRRAYASEEAAYLRTKRGTLDGQRLDALDAAVGFAHAPAAAKLNSVESLVGEYRVSGSWRYQGSRPVVAGDRCFLIVGDEIRCNSVATEEVLWHRPAPADASVTRRLSPPALANGKLFFALADGTVLCLDQATGADIWSCNVGEPLEWSPAVHGGRVYVGSATGSLICLETGDPADTGWPMWGGGPGHNGYEAGRETPVTEARLVVAP
- a CDS encoding RecQ family ATP-dependent DNA helicase; this translates as MIRTQPHSPASLLPLLGRYWGYESYLPDQEEAIQAVLDRRDSLVVMPTGGGKSVVFQLPAVAGEGVALVVSPLIALMEDQVRALAAMGIPAAALNHAKTGDERRAIARDVREGRLKLVYVSPEALQPRGDRDSTYLLDLLGDATLRFVAIDEAHCISQWGHDFWPSYRQLGTLRDRFPGVPIHAFTATATERVRGDIVASLRLQDPFVLVGDFDRPNLTYRILPRRDTFADVCELLARHAGEAGIIYCGTRDEVDQLGARLAEKGHRALGYHAGLTPELRKERQDSFMAGEADIMVATVAFGMGIDRPDIRFVAHAAMPPCVENYSQEAGRAGRDRLPAECVLLFSAQDLMMWKRRKGEPRTAFDHEDHARLQEMFRFAASLTCRHRFLVQYFGQPFDAPSCGACDVCLGEREAMPDSARMAKLLLEGVRQVRFFGGAHVADVLRGVANAKVKERSHDQLPCYGSLRGHDLRDIRSWLDQLLAQGFLAQGDHAVLRLTDAGRDLLEDRGMVRLSQPPRTKAGKPRTTAAALQLTAQEEALFSELRTWRLQEAKQRNWPAYVVFADTTLIEIARARPTSLPALSRLKGVGEAKLAEFGESVLAFLAEALPRLGLTSGASQAPVPSRPAPPAGQLAPGMVRPTAPGPGGPPLPGPGRPLSPHSGPASSPTPPSGPASSATPPSGPASSATPPSGPASLATPPSEPASSATPPSGPASLATPPSEPASSRPPPAKGDIPVSAETARARLSPEGLTQTVQASLDLFRAGQAPEEIAALRALTVETVYSHLGTAVDKCLLAADDVVPAACWAPVEEAVAILGGDQPLGALRALVPMSVPYGILKIVLDTWKRRGLPLAARDPEVVASLQWLVDLGATPDSEAAGDLADRFDDADHRVRSLALNAYGAIEGAPLEPVLAVLDRDPVPVVRQSALRTLARRGGPDLVPILERIAADLGEDAGTRTAATAAIARLRKAARSGAS